Genomic DNA from Pseudorasbora parva isolate DD20220531a chromosome 17, ASM2467924v1, whole genome shotgun sequence:
TTTTGGTGCCAAAACACTAGACTCCTGAAGGTGAGCTGTAGTATCTGGTACCAAGATTTTAGCATCAGATCCTTTATGTCCTGTAAGTtttgaggtggggcctccatggatcagacttgtttgttcagcacatcccacagatcctagattggattgagatctggggaatttggaggccaagtcaacacctcaaacttgttgagGCGATCACCCTTTTGGAGATGCTTTGACTCATATAGCCATcaaaatttggcccttgtcaaaaattgtcaaatccttacacttgcccatttttcctgtttctaaaacatcaactttgaagacaaaatgttcacttgctgcctaatatatcccacccactaacaggtgccgtgataaagagataataagtgttatttcacctgtcagtggtcataatggtTTGCCTGATCATTGtatatttgaattataattaattatataatttaaatataacgTGTCCAGTtgagcatgatgctagcattgTCAAGGTCCTGGGTTTGACTGCATGAGAATGCAGAATTTCTGGAATGTTATGCATATGGCTTTGGATAAAACtgtaatttgaatgttttaaatTGTTCAGGAACAGCAGAAAGGCAGAGTAGTTTCTTATTTGAACTGAAATGTTATTGAGTTTCATGTCTGTCCTTCTGTAGTCCTTATGGTCAGCCTCCACCTATGCAGCAGCCACCACCCATGCATCAGCAACCACCAATGcatcagccaccaccaatgcatcagccaccaccaatgcaTCAGCCACCACCCATGCATCAGCCACCACCCATGCATCAGCCGCCATCCATGCATCAGCCGCCACCCATGCAGCACAGCTCCATCCAGATTCCTGTAGGTCCTCCTCCACCTAAAGTGGTCAGCACTGCCACCATTATGCCCACAGCCCATCCAGCCGCCCCAGGTAGCCATTTCACATTATGTGTATATAATTCAGTGTATGTGTCCGTCTTTGGATGACTGTACTATATGTATGCACTACTAATTCATGGGCATCTTTTAGCACCATTTCCTCCAATGGCTCACCAACCTGCTCCACCTCCACCTGCTCCTGCCGCAGCTCCAGCGTCTTCCAACAGGCCTCCATGGGTTACTGATGAGAACTTTGCCCACAAATTTGACCCTAGCAaacccaccaccaccacaaatATCAAAGTGCAGCCTCTTCCTCAGGCggcaccaccaccaccagcctacATCCCCAACCCTGTCCCTGCTCCCGCTCCCTCTGCACCCAGCCCTGCATTCAACCCTTCCCCTGCTCCGTTCAGCCCTGCTCCCTTCCCACCTGTGGCTCGTGGAGTTGCTCAAAAGGCAGAGCGATTTGCAGCCAGCAACAGAACACCTCTGTGTGGATCCTGCAACAACATCATCAGGTATGATTGCACAATCTCCAATATTCATCAAATATTTATGAAAAGACCCTTTGTAATATGTAGGTGTTTTAGTCAGCTTCAGGCACGTTTTTTTAGTTATATGAAGGTCATATTAATATTGTTCTGgactttcttttttctgttttaccatttttgtttttacctTTTATCACAAACCCAGGTGTTTAATCttaaactataaaaataaatttttatattaaataaataaaacaatgatcATCGAAACAATGGAGAAATCcatatttaatgtttatatttgcttttactttactttaatgTTATGGCTGATCGATGTATATTACTTGTGGTGACACTGTTTTGCCCTGTTTTATTCCCAAGAAAATAtataccggtcaaaagtttgggttttgtttcgaatactatttttgttttgtttttgtaaataaatgagTACTTTTATAGTCTTACAAGCCAGACCcgcatcaagatgttgggtccaGAAGGACATCATTGACAGGACTCAATCCGAGGatcgggataaatggttgtctttaaaattccctctgcatgcaattggataccgctacaaccaatcagagcaacctgaagcggagctagttgatagattaaactttcgctgtatccggtcggcaaaactccaaacacttCATGCCTTTTTAAGAACGACTTTcggtgccgttctttgttctttcctcaaagaaaagcttaactcttccagagtcgcggtcaaacccgattcgaaagaccgctgtttgccagcttctttgtttacaagtagtaCGCAAAACCTatgcaactctgccgtcattatgttaagcccgctcACCGACTCTATACGCATTATTggcatgtgattggcctgaccagagtttggtttttccagctcacatCTAtgaagagttgctagacgacatttgctgcaaattagatttgctgccactagggtgcgtctagatttctaggctagtactTTTATTGAggaaggatgcattaaatcatAAGTGAGGagttttaaatatttgcttTTCAAATCCTGAAAgaaattacacaaaaatattaaagggtGGTCGAATGCCAATTAAATTAAGCATTCTGACTTCTGACTGATTTATACTGTTtaagagttggattctcatgcCAGAGTTGGAAACATAGCcaaaatttcaaaaaattaGTTGGCGTATGACGACGTATTTCTGTACTAAATCAAGTTTCGAgaagtttttttcgagtatggcccTTTATGAAGTCATAAAGGGTGGAATTGCTTGTATGGACACTTCTCCTTGGTGAGCATATGCAGACATCAACCAAAACTAGAGCAAGAGTTTCTACAACAAGCCTCGTTCGGGTTATGGAAGCCTTAATCAGCATGTTAGAATTATTTCTAAAGGACTGTGTTTTTCAATATattgaaatagaaaacaattttAAGTTGACAGTTTTTACTAtagttttattcaaataattgcagcctgggtgagcaaaagagacttcttacaatttaaaaataactgttTCTGACCTTTTAAACGGTAGTGTAATTTGAAATATTTAGGactggaaaaaaaacaatgttcaATGTTTTTGACTCCTCAGGGGACCATTCCTGGTGGCATTGGGTCGTTCCTGGCATCCAGAGGAGTTCAACTGCCATTATTGCCATACGTCTCTTGCTGATGTCAGCTTTGTGGAGGAGCAGAATAATGTTTACTGTGAGAACTGCTATGGAGAGTTCTTTGCACCTACCTGTGCCCGCTGCAACACCAAGATCATGGGAGTACGTCGAAAACCTATTAACactgcacacacatgcacagaaaTTATTGTAAACACACATTATAGGAACTGACGGTTAATCCACTCAACATCTGCTCAATAGGAAGTGATGCATGCACTGCGGCAGACCTGGCACACCACTTGCTTTGTGTGTGCGGCTTGTGGAAAGCCCTTTGGAAACAGCCTCTTCCATATGGAGGATGGCGAGCCGTATTGTGAGAAAGGTATGGGGGCTACTGGCTATGTCTaacacaaatttgtatacaAGTTTGGTGTATGCAAATTTACAGCCCAGACTACTAAATTTTTCACTAATGGTTTCTGTCACCAGATTATATCTCACTCTTCAGCACAAAGTGCCATGGCTGTGACTTCCCAGTTGAGGCAGGAGACAAATTTATTGAAGCTCTTGGCCACACATGGCATGACACCTGCTTTGTTTGTGCGGTAGGTTCAAAATCAGTTTGTTATAGCACTTGCCCAAATGGTTGGAGgcattatgacacatttttgTCTCAACATTCAGGTGTGCCACGTGAACCTGGAAGGACAACCTTTCTACTCCAAGAAGGACAAGCCCTTATGCAAGAAGCATGCACATGCCATCAATGTGTAGATGTTTCAACAGTGCATCAAAAGCCGTCAGTGAAGGAACTAAATGCAATTAATGTACCATCTGCATTTGTGGTTTTAGGGCAAGACATCAGTGCCAATCCAAATGACACAAAAACTAATATAAagatatacaatatataatttattaaacagcatataagtAACCGATGAATGAATGATAAATAAACTAGATGTTCTGAAAAGTTTTAATCCAAATCCAATGTGCACATAGAGTATGGGTTAATTTAGGTCAttcttttacttttttattataacCCGAATATTTGCATACATgaaatacattaatttatacACTTACAAATACACTTTTTTGATTTAGTGAATTTATaaaacaaactatttttatGGTATTAGTGACTAAAACCATTTTGAGATAAATAGGTTTTGAAGATTGCCTGCATATGTAATAGCTCATCGTGACCAGACATTCTTTTTAAAACCAGAAACAGCCTAAACAAATCTATGCATTTTACTATGCCTTAAACTCTAAAGTAaacttaaatgtgtttttattgcaTTTGTTTTCCTAAACAATAATGAGAGATCCCAGACTTGCAAATCGATTTTGTAATCGATTGAGACCGTATGTTGTCTTTTCAATGCTGAATGGGTGATTTATGTGTTATTAATTTAGTTTATTTGTGCTTTTAGTGTGTGTGAAAGAATCTAAGGGAGATGTCAACATTAGCATTATGTTGTCATAATTTTTTCATCAACTAATTTGAAGAAAATTACGTAAATGCAGGGCATCTAAAAAGGAATGCCTATTCAGATTAAACACAGATTTGATGTTAATTTATCAGTTGTTTCCCTCAGTATGAGCTGTATAATGTCCAGCTCTCAAGGCTTAACAGAGTATTTTACACTGTTCATGTTTGGCCttttttctgttatttattGTGTGCAAAACCTCAGTATTTACATAATCTTTGCAAATGGTGTACTGTTCTAAATTTGCAAAGATAATTTACTTGTTTTCTTTGCCAAGAATGGGGGAtgcttaatttaatttaataaataattgaattatAAAGACAGAGCCACATACACAGTCAGGATATAAGTTGTATTCTTAATTTATCCTTAAAATGAATAACGAATGTGGTACCtgagactttctttttttctctctctgtatgATTACAGTAAAGGTTTTGTTTCATGCTACATGGCTATTAAAGAACATGCTGTGTGATAATGAACATTTTATGCACACAATTCACTTAAACAATATAGCTTTTATTTAGACATGTTTTAAGATTGTGTCATTGATGTTTCAGTATATTTCACTGCCATATATTAATTTTAGTTACTCTAACCCACCACATCACATCAGTTAAGATGTGTTCTTAGGGCTACTTTTGATTTTGgcttttttgttttgaatattACTAACACAAACAATGGTTTTGCATGAAATTGCCTCtcttaaatgtaataaattgcTAGCTCCTTTTTTACACAACTTTAGTATGTTActtaaaattacatttgtagCAGTGACATGTTCAGGAGTGGGTAgcttttttcaaaaacagatGTAATTTAACACTATTTTATAACATAATGTGTTATTAATAACTGTCATCTGCATATCTGCAATTCATGTGGGAATTATAGGGAGACAAAAGCGTGAtccatatttttataaatttgcaTCGTTACTGCAATAAGAAAAAACTTTGTTTTACATGACAACATATGTGTTAACAAGTGTCTTTAATGCAGTCTTTTTCTGTTAAATAATACAAAGTTTGTATGAGAGTTCAAACTGTGATGCGGCTCTACGGAAAACTGAAGATTTTCTTTATATAGTATCTACCTATACCTAAATgagctgtatatgtgtgtgtttttctcttTCAAGATAAGATGATAAACTAACTAATGGTTAGTTAATGGTTatctttattttgtattttcaaattaTGTTGTGGAAACAGCCTTTCAATCAATACCATTACCAACAACCAGCTGTATCTTCACTGACTTTTAAAACATGACCAGTACAAATATTAAGATGCTTTATGAACTGAAAATAGTTCACATAAAATTGTATGGGCACTGTTCTTATGTatgattaaatattataaaatggtACTGAAGACTGGACAGCCCCATTATTAAATGgcatttgtaatatttaaatttcattattTGGTTTAATTCAGTCTCATAATCATCTCGTTTAACTTGcacactttaaaattaaatgttttaaattatcttttaaaagaTTTATGCATTGTACAGAATGCTCATATGGCATACAAAgcataaaaaaagtataatgaataaaacaatgatatgcatctatgtaaatattcTGTATTTAAGTATCATggttaaaataacaatacatgcaGAGCACTGAGTGATTACAGCAACAGAATGGAATAtcacaatacatttaaattcatttcTAAAATGTCTTTAAGATTACTTTCTTTAAACACTACTGGTTAAATGTTGTAtctaatttattaatatgtgtATTATTAGGACATGTTAAGTATCCTACTACTTTACTACAGTATACCATCAATTGTAGCCTACATTACACGTTACATTGTTTAGTTTCAGTCGCCAGGTGGCGTTACGGAGTCGGTCAATCAGCGCTCCCAATGCTGTCCCGCTGACTGCGTGTAATAATCAGTGAGTAAGATACGCTCTACGATGATGGTCAGTGCCAGACCCTTAACGGACCTCACTGAGTGTCGAGCATGACCACAACTACAACAGACCCTCTGAATTACTCGAGTGTTGATAGCTCGTTAAATTGACGGAGTACACGAAAATACGATTTACTGAAGAATATTTTCGGTAAGTGAAATGGAAAGTGTTGGCTTGGCTAAGCTAACGCTGCCTGAAAGTTTGTTGCGCTGAATTTTCCATTTTACACGTAATGTTCTAAACGACTTATTAAGGGCAAAAGCTACTGTCGTGACGTGTTATGTTTTTCGCTACACAGTACACAAATGTATAAGACTTTAAGAGAAAAATAGTGGGAGTTTATGAGTTTATTACGTGATTTTGTTGGGGGATTTTGTTTCTCAGTGCGGCGACTTGAATGATAGCTAGTGAGCTATCGCCGTTAGCAAGTCAAAGTACGTTTAAATGTATTTCCGTAGCTAACAATAAGGGGGGTCTTTTCTCAAAACGACAATATAATCGTAATTTTACGCGTTATTTGTTTAAAatgccattattattatttgaagaAACTGTCACTGTTTGTAAAAGTCCGATTAGTTAGAAAGTTATTACGCGATAGTCGCGTAATGCTAGCAACAACTTCCCTATTCATCTGACAGCTGTGCGTTGCCTCTAAATGTTAATATATCTTGCATATAGGAACTGCTGTATGTTTCTTTTACAACAATATTGTGTTTCTTTTTATATTtggtattatatattattttctggATTGTTTTTAACTTCTGGTTGTTCTCGTCACGTATCCGCCTTTCAAGTTCTTTGAAGTTATCTTCATGTCTGTATCTGTGGgtagaaattacatttaaatgttcCTAGTTTTTCTGTAGTGTGtactcttttctttttcttttctcagaTTTTGCTTTCTTGTGGGTGTACTTCTAGCCCTCAATACGAAAGCTGCTTTTAATTTATGGGTTCTGGGGGGAAGGGGGTCTGTTCAGGTCTTTTACCTTCTCGAGGAGGTCAAAAAACAGATGGTAACACTGCCTGTGAAGCAGCCTGCTTCGAGAGGCCTGGAGGAGAGGCTTAGTCTGAGGAAAGTGGATTTACTTTacaaaattaaagctaaagtctcGTAGTATATGCATGCCAGACATCTGTGCATTCCACAGCTTGAGTCAAAATGTCCtctacaataaaaataatattggtCTAATTCTGGGAGCTCATAACCTGGTTGTGTTAAAGTTTTCAAGTTTGAGTTTCGAGTTTGTTCGTTCAATATGAAAATTCTGTattttattcaccctcatgttgttctaaatCTGTAGGAGTTTCTGAAGGCAGACCTTCACTTTCTTTGTATcttttttcataaaataaaaaatcgtATTATATGTTCCACTGACGAATGAAAgtctggaacgacatgaggattCGTAAATTACAGAATGTAAATTTCTGGATGATCTATTATGGTGTTAATAAATGCAAAACATTGCGTGCTTGTATGTCCTGATATTTGTGtcttgtgtgtgttgtgtagcaTTTGATGGCTTATTTACACTAACTGCTAGAGCAATTATTTGTTCTGTCTAGCTTTGAATGTTAATGAATCATTAATTGTCACGCAGATGTGTGACGGTCATGTTCTTTTTGTCCAGTGTGAAGAGATGTTTTAGTTCAGGGGTGTTCAATCTCTTAGATTCCACAGACCCCCAAATATGACCGTCCTCATCTGAATGACATTATTTAGAAAATGTAAATTCTTCTGTATTGTTTATTGTATAAAGACTcaatttatattgttaaaaaaatattgtaaatgtagAAAAATATAGTTTTTAATATGTTAATTATTAAGCTCCATTTCATAGTCATGCCAATGTAGTGTTAGATGTATTTTTGCCATTTTAATCTAatgatatatatacacacacatatctgTCCCTCGTATAGTGCAAAATCAATCGCTTAATTGCTTAAAAGGCTGCAATATCATACAACAATAAACACAATGTTTTCccttcttattttatttttatttttattttttacaatttcaGCCAGGCCCAGATTTAGTTGCCCTGGAGCCCTCTAGGAGTGTTTCAATCTCAGCCACAGTGTGAGGTATCAGATTGCAATAGGAGTCTGTGGCGAGGTGGCAGTGCGGGGAGCTTTGAGGGAGGGGGAAGGGGTGGGTGGGGGGGGTTAGGAGGGTTAAGAGGCAGTATAGATCAGGTTTCACATCCCTGCCTGCGTTCCTCAGGCTGCTGCACCATCTAAAGTCAGCCCCCTACCCCTCCCGTAATCGCTCTGGAGACAGGATGGCTAAACAAGAGGGAAAAACACACATGGCCACCTCAGACCTGACCCTGAGTGTATCACCCATCTCATCGTAAAGGTGCTGATGTATCACCCTCACCATTTAGTCATATCATTCTGATCTAAAAGGTGGAAAACTAATCCTAGATGAGCTTGGCCATTTGATACACTCTACTGAGCTTTTAATGAACAGACTTTTCTTTAACAATTCCTGTAGTCTGAAGTCCTCTGTGCTTGTGCTTCCAATGGATGGTAGGAAAGTGAGTGAGAGCCATTGATTTCTTTAACTCTTTCTATGCTACTGTTGGTTAGTGTGATGGCAGATCAGATAAAGATAGATTGGATTAAGCCATGCAGTGGGAGCTTGGTGTAGTGCTGGAGAGGGGTCTCTGTTTATTCAGTATGCCCCAGCTGTCCTTTAATGGTATTGATCTGCTTTAAATACACTTGGCTATCAGAGTAAATTATTTAGAGTGGCACCGGATAGGGTGAATTCAATGAGGGGTTGGGTTAGTGCAACGAAGACAACCAAAACGATTTCTGTCTGGTCTTGTAATGAGCTAGAAAATCATATTATTCCCCATTATTTAGGAGATTTCATTTAGTTGTAGAACTCTAGAAAATGTAATTacgtgtgcttttttttttttttgttaataaaaaatgcCTTACGATGTGATTCGTAATGCCTGAAATGCCATCACACCATGCCTCGTAGCCCTTATTTCACCAGAGATACGCGTCTATCTTTAGAATTTTGTGTTTGAACTTCTTGCGTTAGCCTTTATTTTTCTATGGCATTTCTGGTAAAGTGCATTTACTTGTTGTAGAGTTAAGGAAAGGTATGAGCATTGTCAAGTTTAAAATGGATGTCGTAAAAAATGTCAGTAAATGGACATACAAAcattgaaaaatacaaacaGAAGCCTTGCTGAAAAGGGACGGGGCGAAATAAGGTCAAAAGCAGCACTTTTCTCTTTGTAAAATAACTAGTCTAATTCCATTCTGTGGTAGACTTTAGATATAAACATTAGATGATGCCCCTTTGTTCTGCTTGAAAAAGCCAGAATGCTGAAAGTAACTCAACCAAAGTAACAAAAAGCTGAATTACTTGtcaaaaatacttatttttgcCTACTTGAGTATTGTCAGCTATTTCAGTCAAGTCCTGCTTACAACACCTTTCTGTTTTATAAAAGGGTCCACATCCTGGCTAGTGTTCTCCAAACAATGTGCAATTAGGCTATAAAAACAGATATAAATATAGGCTacgcaaaacaaacaaaaaatgttttgttcacATAGAGCTGCAAGACATTCGCTAAATTATAGATGAAGGAAAACAAAGCCACAAACCATGAGTTCCAGAGGTCTTCTGTATCGaatgttttataattattttctgttttatgaTTTAATGAAAGTTAATGTTTTTctaatattatcattatttggatcaaaataatgagtttaataatgttttaaaaatatccAACAACATGttcattttattcattcatattCTACTCAAATTTACAGTGTGCACCTTGCTGAACTTTGTTTAGGCTTTCTGCACATGCATACATGCTTGTCAAAGTCTaaccgtgcgttcacaccgccgccggcgagagcgtcaaaattcgctcttgGCGCCCTGACAACGACGCTGTAGAAAGCTCCGTGGACGTgctgccgctctgacgtaggtcgaatgttttttctttttttaaactgtatttaaagagggcgcaaatcaaacaagcatgttgatggatatactgaccacaagtag
This window encodes:
- the ldb3a gene encoding LIM domain-binding protein 3a isoform X6, with product MTSYNVSLAGPSPWGFRLQGGKDFNMPLTVSRITPGSKAASSNLIQGDIIVAIDGVSTEGMTHLEAQNKIKSANFNLALTMQRSKRPTPVSMTTPRIDSPMTVIPHQKVITNTPANNEYLSSFNPIALKDSALSTNKPIEVKGPGGKATIIHAQYNTPISMYSQDAIMDAIAGQSQARGSEMSGAPAEHAPVSTSIASICASTIAALPNELLSEPQIVNQAPEPNAEQIPEQTTASSFSLQTSMGYTSQYKTSISSPYGQPPPMQQPPPMHQQPPMHQPPPMHQPPPMHQPPPMHQPPPMHQPPSMHQPPPMQHSSIQIPVGPPPPKVVSTATIMPTAHPAAPAPFPPMAHQPAPPPPAPAAAPASSNRPPWVTDENFAHKFDPSKPTTTTNIKVQPLPQAAPPPPAYIPNPVPAPAPSAPSPAFNPSPAPFSPAPFPPVARGVAQKAERFAASNRTPLCGSCNNIIRGPFLVALGRSWHPEEFNCHYCHTSLADVSFVEEQNNVYCENCYGEFFAPTCARCNTKIMGEVMHALRQTWHTTCFVCAACGKPFGNSLFHMEDGEPYCEKDYISLFSTKCHGCDFPVEAGDKFIEALGHTWHDTCFVCAVCHVNLEGQPFYSKKDKPLCKKHAHAINV
- the ldb3a gene encoding LIM domain-binding protein 3a isoform X9, with the translated sequence MTSYNVSLAGPSPWGFRLQGGKDFNMPLTVSRITPGSKAASSNLIQGDIIVAIDGVSTEGMTHLEAQNKIKSANFNLALTMQRSKRPTPVSMTTPRIDSPMTVIPHQKVITNTPANNEYLSSFNPIALKDSALSTNKPIEVKGPGGKATIIHAQYNTPISMYSQDAIMDAIAGQSQARGSEMSGFSLQTSMGYTSQYKTSISSPYGQPPPMQQPPPMHQQPPMHQPPPMHQPPPMHQPPPMHQPPPMHQPPSMHQPPPMQHSSIQIPVGPPPPKVVSTATIMPTAHPAAPAPFPPMAHQPAPPPPAPAAAPASSNRPPWVTDENFAHKFDPSKPTTTTNIKVQPLPQAAPPPPAYIPNPVPAPAPSAPSPAFNPSPAPFSPAPFPPVARGVAQKAERFAASNRTPLCGSCNNIIRGPFLVALGRSWHPEEFNCHYCHTSLADVSFVEEQNNVYCENCYGEFFAPTCARCNTKIMGEVMHALRQTWHTTCFVCAACGKPFGNSLFHMEDGEPYCEKDYISLFSTKCHGCDFPVEAGDKFIEALGHTWHDTCFVCAVCHVNLEGQPFYSKKDKPLCKKHAHAINV
- the ldb3a gene encoding LIM domain-binding protein 3a isoform X10, translating into MTSYNVSLAGPSPWGFRLQGGKDFNMPLTVSRITPGSKAASSNLIQGDIIVAIDGVSTEGMTHLEAQNKIKSANFNLALTMQRSKRPTPVSMTTPRIDSPMTVIPHQKVITNTPANNEYLSSFNPIALKDSALSTNKPIEVKGPGGKATIIHAQYNTPISMYSQDAIMDAIAGQSQARGSEMSGPYGQPPPMQQPPPMHQQPPMHQPPPMHQPPPMHQPPPMHQPPPMHQPPSMHQPPPMQHSSIQIPVGPPPPKVVSTATIMPTAHPAAPAPFPPMAHQPAPPPPAPAAAPASSNRPPWVTDENFAHKFDPSKPTTTTNIKVQPLPQAAPPPPAYIPNPVPAPAPSAPSPAFNPSPAPFSPAPFPPVARGVAQKAERFAASNRTPLCGSCNNIIRGPFLVALGRSWHPEEFNCHYCHTSLADVSFVEEQNNVYCENCYGEFFAPTCARCNTKIMGEVMHALRQTWHTTCFVCAACGKPFGNSLFHMEDGEPYCEKDYISLFSTKCHGCDFPVEAGDKFIEALGHTWHDTCFVCAVCHVNLEGQPFYSKKDKPLCKKHAHAINV